One Glycine max cultivar Williams 82 chromosome 6, Glycine_max_v4.0, whole genome shotgun sequence DNA segment encodes these proteins:
- the LOC100527521 gene encoding AIG2-like protein C-like: protein MSVKVNCVGGDTHNVFVYGSLLADEVVHTLLKRVPPTAPAILHDYHRFKIKGRVYPAILPVQNNKVYGRVLLGISGVELDILDEFEDVEYTRTDVEVSLKDKSEKLQVCAYVWSNPNDPNLYAEWNFEEWKQVHMNDFVKMTDGFRQELELPESKPRVQTYETFYKQENDKPLEP, encoded by the exons ATGAGCGTGAAGGTGAATTGCGTGGGTGGCGACACTCATAACGTCTTCGTGTACGGTAGTCTGTTAGCTGATGAAGTTGTCCATACCCTATTGAAGCGCGTCCCTCCAACCGCACCTGCCATCCTTCACGACTA TCACAGGTTTAAGATCAAAGGTCGCGTTTATCCCGCTATTCTCCCTGTCCAGAATAACAAAGTTTATGGCAGG GTGCTTCTTGGTATCTCCGGAGTAGAACTAGATATTTTAGATGAATTTGAGGATGTTGAATATACTAGAACTGATGTTGAGGTTTCCTTGAAG GACAAGTCTGAAAAGTTACAAGTTTGCGCTTATGTTTGGAGCAACCCAAATGATCCTAACTTATATGCAGAGTGGAATTTTGAG gaATGGAAACAAGTTCACATGAATGATTTCGTCAAGATGACTGATGGCTTTAGGCAAGAGTTGGAGTTACCAGAATCAAAGCCAAGAGTGCAGACTTATGAAACCTTCTACAAGCAAGAAAACGATAAGCCACTTGAACCTTGA
- the LOC100305513 gene encoding Proteasome subunit beta type-6-like (The RefSeq protein has 2 substitutions compared to this genomic sequence), translated as MDQKVDFNAPHSMGTTIIGVTYNGGVVLGADSRTSTGVYVANRASDKITQLTDNVYVCRSGSAADSQIVSDYVRYFLHQHTIQLGQPATVKVAANLVRLLAYNNKNFLQTGLIVGGWDKYEGGQIYGVPLGGTTVQQPFAIGGSGSSYLYGFFDQAWKEGMTKDEAEDLVKKAVSLAIARDGASGGVVRTVIINSEGVTRNFYPGDQLPLWHEEMEAHNSLLDILGVPEPMSM; from the exons ATGGATCAGAAAGTCGATTTCAGTGCTCCGCATTCCATGGGAACCACTATCATCGGCGTTACTTACAACGGCGGTGTCGTTCTCGGAGCCGACTCTCGAACCAGCACTG GAGTGTATGTTGCCAACCGAGCATCGGACAAAATCACACAGCTCACTGATAATGTTTACGTGTGTCGCTCTGGATCG GCTGCTGATTCTCAGATTGTCTCTGACTATGTGCGCTACTTCCTTCACCAACACAC GATACAACTTGGACAACCTGCGACAGTTAAAGTTGCTGCAAACCTTGTCCGGCTTCTCGCATATAACAATAAG AATTTCTTACAGACCGGGTTAATTGTTGGTGGTTGGGATAAATATGAAGGTGGACAAATTTATGGAGTTCCTCTGGGTGGAACAATAGTACAGCAACCTTTTGCTATCGGAG GATCTGGGTCCAGTTACTTgtatggtttctttgaccaagCCTGGAAAGAGGGAATGACCAAGGATGAAGCCGAG gatttagtaaaaaaggCAGTTTCACTGGCTATTGCTCGTGATGGTGCAAGTGGTGGGGTGGTGCGAACAGTCATA ATAAACTCAGAGGGAGTGACCAGGAATTTCTACCCTGGCGACCAACTTCCATTATGGCATGAGGAAATGGAGGCCCACAACTCTCTGCTAGACATTCTTGGTGTCCCAGAGCCGATGAGCATGTGA
- the LOC100804399 gene encoding uncharacterized protein: MNPSTESDNAIIIDIDSSVKTPSFVENHPNEEKHQLNVPFLLRPSYATHELRNLRRSLQWCALDHSSLVGQLISYVVFIFLTIAVPLFTSLFVHVPSSSSQLDPFNFNKLLQLPQSALAVIAFFTLSRFFPRHGLRQLLFLDVLQDDSTYVRRGYTRELQKAFRYLACMILPSFFVELVHKIIFFSSVEISIPCGTSLNWVVFVLVLVSWVYRTGLFLLACVLFRLTCELQILRFEGLRKLFEGCGSDANMIFREHVRIRRQLWITSHRYRFFIITCLVTITISQLGSLLLVLESKSATTFFNSGDLVICSAVQLCGFFLCLMGAARITHRAQGIVSIATKWHMVVTNASAESEHWKTQMPEGLPSPTASDSDSSDIYISVTTQGPSFQTRQALVTYLQHNYGGITLFGFVVDRGLLHTLFAFEFSMVLWILSMVAV; the protein is encoded by the exons ATGAACCCTTCCACAGAATCAGACAACGCCATTATCATCGACATTGATTCCTCTGTCAAAACACCATCGTTTGTCGAAAACCACCCTAACGAAGAAAAACACCAACTCAATGTTCCCTTCCTCCTCCGTCCATCTTATGCGACACACGAACTGCGAAACCTTCGCAGGAGCCTCCAATGGTGTGCTCTCGACCACTCTTCCCTCGTTGGACAGCTCATTTCCTATGTCGTCTTCATATTCCTCACCATCGCTGTCCCTCTCTTCACTTCTCTCTTCGTTCATGTCCCCTCTTCATCTTCTCAACTCGACCCTTTCAACTTCAACAAGCTCCTTCAATTACCGCAATCAGCCCTCGCCGTTATCGCATTCTTCACTCTCTCCCGTTTCTTtccaag GCATGGCCTTAGGCAGCTTCTATTCCTAGATGTGTTACAAGATGACTCAACGTATGTTCGACGTGGGTACACGCGCGAGCTTCAGAAAGCGTTCAGATACTTAGCGTGCATGATATTACCTTCCTTTTTCGTAGAACTTGTTCACAAAATTATCTTCTTTTCTAGCGTCGAAATTTCTATCCCATGTGGGACCTCTCTGAACTGGGTTGTGTTTGTTTTAGTGTTGGTTTCCTGGGTTTACAGAACGGGGTTGTTCTTGTTGGCGTGTGTGCTCTTTAGGCTTACCTGTGAGCTTCAGATACTGAGGTTTGAAGGGCTTCGCAAGCTTTTTGAAGGGTGTGGGTCTGATGCAAACATGATATTTAGAGAGCACGTGAGAATTAGGAGGCAATTGTGGATCACGAGTCATAGGTACAGGTTCTTTATAATTACTTGTTTGGTGACAATCACGATTAGCCAGTTGGGTTCTCTCTTGCTGGTTTTGGAATCCAAATCTGCCACCACCTTCTTCAATTCTGGTGACCTTGTG ATTTGTTCGGCTGTGCAGTTATGTGGGTTCTTCTTGTGCCTTATGGGTGCGGCAAGAATCACACATAGAGCACAAGGGATAGTGTCAATTGCCACAAAGTGGCACATGGTGGTGACCAATGCATCTGCTGAATCTGAACACTGGAAAACCCAGATGCCAGAGGGGCTACCCAGTCCTACTGCCAGTGATTCAGATTCTTCGGACATATACATATCAGTAACCACACAAGGACCTTCTTTCCAAACTAGGCAAGCATTAG TGACGTATTTACAGCACAACTATGGAGGAATAACACTATTTGGGTTTGTGGTTGATCGAGGTTTACTTCATACTCTCTTTGCCTTTGAGTTCTCTATGGTGCTTTGGATTTTGAGTATGGTGGCTGTCTAG
- the LOC100778704 gene encoding Gamma-glutamylcyclotransferase 2-2-like (The RefSeq protein has 1 substitution compared to this genomic sequence): MVFWVFGYGSLVWNPGFDYNEKIIGFIKDYRRVFDLACIDHRGTPENPARTCTLEEKEGAICWGAAYCVRGGPEKEKLAMQYLERRECECDRKTLVNFFKEGDSLHPTLTDVIVFTSTPDKVNNKYYLGPAPLEDMARQIATAYGPCGNNRDYIFLLEKAMYDIGHEDDLVIELANEVRKVLGMGNVVPKEKKLVGAAQLPHPPHVTIPTLQLHPLPEPIAMDI; the protein is encoded by the exons atggttttctgGGTTTTTGGCTACGGTTCACTGGTGTGGAACCCTGGATTCGATTACAATGAGAAGATTATAGGTTTCATTAAGGACTACAGACGCGTGTTTGATTTAG CGTGCATTGATCACCGGGGAACACCTGAAAACCCAGCAAGAACTTGCACGTTGGAGGAGAAGGAAGGGGCTATTTGC TGGGGAGCTGCTTATTGTGTTCGAGGAGGCCCTGAAAAGGAAAAACTGGCTATGCag TATTTGGAGCGACGGGAATGTGAATATGACAGAAAGACTCTTGTAAACTTCTTCAAG gaAGGAGATTCACTGCACCCTACTTTAACTGATGTAATAGT ATTCACATCTACTCCAGACAAAGTGAACAACAAATACTACCTGGGACCTGCTCCACTTGAAGACATGGCTag GCAAATAGCAACTGCATATGGCCCTTGCGGAAACAACAGGGATTACATTTTCCTTCTAGAAAAGGCCATGTATGATATTG GCCATGAGGATGACTTAGTGATAGAGCTTGCCAATGAAGTGAGGAAAGTACTTGGAATGGGAAATGTAGTACCAAAGGAGAAGAAACTGGTTGGAGCAGCACAACTTCCACACCCTCCTCATGTAACAATCCCTACCCTTCAACTGCACCCACTGCCAGAACCTATTGCAATGGATATATAG
- the LOC100527521 gene encoding AIG2-like protein C-like isoform X1, with amino-acid sequence MSVKVNCVGGDTHNVFVYGSLLADEVVHTLLKRVPPTAPAILHDYHRFKIKGRVYPAILPVQNNKVYGRVLLGISGVELDILDEFEDVEYTRTDVEVSLKEWKQVHMNDFVKMTDGFRQELELPESKPRVQTYETFYKQENDKPLEP; translated from the exons ATGAGCGTGAAGGTGAATTGCGTGGGTGGCGACACTCATAACGTCTTCGTGTACGGTAGTCTGTTAGCTGATGAAGTTGTCCATACCCTATTGAAGCGCGTCCCTCCAACCGCACCTGCCATCCTTCACGACTA TCACAGGTTTAAGATCAAAGGTCGCGTTTATCCCGCTATTCTCCCTGTCCAGAATAACAAAGTTTATGGCAGG GTGCTTCTTGGTATCTCCGGAGTAGAACTAGATATTTTAGATGAATTTGAGGATGTTGAATATACTAGAACTGATGTTGAGGTTTCCTTGAAG gaATGGAAACAAGTTCACATGAATGATTTCGTCAAGATGACTGATGGCTTTAGGCAAGAGTTGGAGTTACCAGAATCAAAGCCAAGAGTGCAGACTTATGAAACCTTCTACAAGCAAGAAAACGATAAGCCACTTGAACCTTGA